The Littorina saxatilis isolate snail1 linkage group LG1, US_GU_Lsax_2.0, whole genome shotgun sequence nucleotide sequence TGGTTACAGGCCTCCCTCCCAAACCTGGCTTCTTCACCTGTCCTCCATCAAAATGGCTTGCAAGTTTGTCCAATTCATTTGACTTTTCCTTTGGTGGCCTGCCTCTTTTCTTCTTGCTTGGAGAattttcagtttgtgtgtgaaCTTTCTCAGCTGgctgttttcttcttttgccTCTTTTAACTTTACCCAGACTCATATCCTCCAAGGAAGTTATATCATTGCTGTCAATGTTGATGTTCGGTGGCCTTTTCTTCCTATCTTTCTTAACCAAGCTGTTTATAACTACATACTCTGTATCAGACACATCCGAACAATTTGATAAGGGCACCTGTATTTGCTCTTCAGGAAGAGAGTAAGTATTTTGTTTTTTAGCCTTTCCTGGAGCCTTGTTCAATTTGATTCGGGTGTCCAATCTATGTTGTTGTTTCTTACTTTGCTTGGTCTTTGTGTCCTGCCTGGAAGCTGGCCTTGTCGTTCTTGTGGTATCATGGAAAGTAAGCTTCTGGTGTTTTGCAGACTTACCAACTGAAACTTTCGGCAAAGATTTTGCAGGTCTGTACCTTTTGTTGCTCTTTATGTCACAACTGGCAACTGCAATCTGGCCTGTGTTCTCAGTACTgttcttcttgttttcattACTGCCAGTGCTTTCTTTACCTGATTTTTCATCCTCGTCAGAGCTAAGCCTCTCAGCTTTATTTGTGTCTTTAGTAAAGTCACTGGCCGCCGTCTTCTGTCTAAATATGGCGTAACCAGAGTAGTCAAACTCTCCATCACTGTAGCTCCCAAGCTCTTGCTGCCGAGTTGATCTTTTTGACGTTCTTGTGGGAGACATCTGATATGACATTAGTGATGACCTTGTTCCTTTGGGAAGAAAAAGATCAGGTAATTGCGACTCTGGACTTGTTGCCAAAGGAGACAGGAGATCACCATGGTGGGCCTGGAGGTGCTTGTCGATGCTGACCATGTGTTTCTTGATCTGTCTACAACTGAGGCAGCGCCAGTGAGTCTTACTCACCAAAATCGTAACCTTGGCATGCATGGTGATAGCAGAACCCCAAAATACACACAATTCTACTTGACTTAGCAAAAGATCCCTTTAAAATTGTGAATATTTTAATAACTAAGTGAGCACACTGTACGGCCCAGTATTTAAGAACTATTCACAATAGGCTTTAAAAAAGACCCAGGATAGTTCTGTCATAGCAATAAGTTGCAGATGTTCATTTTTACAGTATTTTGCAGGGCAGTTTTTTTTTGCACTGCCATTACAGTCTATCAAGACTGCAAAGCACCACAGTGTCTACTTTAATTAAAAGTAGCTATAAAATTCCACCCCTTGCACCACAAGTTTGTCACAGTTTTGATCTTGCAGAGCTGAAGGAGTATGGATGGTTCTGTATCCAGCTGTCAATTTTGCTCAGATGGGACATTCACAACTGAAAAAGATAAATAGCAATGATTATTCCACATAAGAGCCACAGATACAAAAGGAGTATGTGTGCATATGTgcacatgagagagagagagagagagagagagagagagagagagagagagagagagagagagagagagagagagagagagagagacagatagacagagagagaggaggttgGGGTGGctaaggggtgggggggataaaatacaatcatgtacacacaaacacacacccacccacccacccatgcacacacacacacacacacacacacgcacacacacacacacacacacacacacacacacagtgacacacacacacacacacacaaaggcaagCTTTAAGCGTTTCAAAATAAATTGAAACCAATGATAAGACGTAAAATGGTTGATAGTGCTGGTGTGCTCAAGAACCCACCTGGTCACAGTGTTCATAATTCTATCCCAAGATCTTTTGTAAGTTGGTTGATTGCATAACCCACAGCCTGTGAAGATGTAGTTAGAACtgaaaaagacagaaacagtAGTCAGATAGTAATATTAATAATGAAATTATCTGCACATTTCGGTAATGtcgaactttagcgttgtaaattcaaaGCTCACAATCCAGTCATTTTTTAGTCATTTACATCAAAGCAAATAAAAATGCATGCGAAATTAGTTGAAGGATATAGGCCCAAAATCAatcataattaattaatttggtcattACATCGAAGAAAATAGCTGCCATGGTTGTCTCCCTTTGCATACATAGGATCGACATTGTTGTCCCTTCTTGATTGCGCCGAAGTTGAAACACATGGATCCGTACAGTTCATTCCATTACTTGAATAGTAactaaaatgattttttttgctTACAAGAGCAAATTGGGCAAATTGAGAGGGTATGATTGCAGTAGAAAAACGCCCCTGAACTAACGCAGAAGGGGTCCAGGTTAACCAAAATTGGGTGTATACAGGGAATGCTCCTGGATGCATTTCCTGCAGGAAAGTATGACACTGCTCAATCTCGCGCTAAGCGTGTTATACGTCTTAGCGTTAAATCCCTTGTGAAAGGAGGACTTGATGGATTTTCTCATTTCTTCATTTAAAATTGCAACACCGAATCGAAACtctttgaaaaaataaaaaaaggattGAAAAGTATCAAATCTTATCGATGCGGCTATGAGCATCACATGACTCTCAGCGAGATCGGCGAAAAATGCCTACAAGAAATGCGCCTACAGGGaatgcacccacttttggtcgacatagaccccttctgcTGAATTTACGGGTACTACTTTATTCTGAAAACTCCCGAAAACCCCATCTAAAATAACAAAATCTATCTTCAAAGTGAAGTTTTTGACATGAAGTCATGCCTGATTCATGCTACATATGCACCCTTATTTTCGTGATTCTCTTTTCTTCTGTCGAAAACCATGTTCAAATCATAAACGAAAACAGCAATGACGCTCAcattgtctgtttcagtgtttttgtgctttagagTTCACTTCCTTCAATTATTTCCGCTCCTTCATAAATCCTCACACGAGGGAGCCCAGGTCGACGCCATCCTGTTGGACTTCTCCAAAGCCTTCGACAAGGTGCCCCACGCCCGCCTGCTCACGAAACTGGCTTACTACGGAGTGAGAAACGACACCCTCAAGTGGATCTCTGCCTTCCTCAGTCAGCGTCAACAGCAGGTGGCCTTGGAGGGCGTCCTATCGTCTCCAGTCGGAGTGCAGTCCGGAGTTCCGCAGGGGACCGTCCTGGGTCCTCTCCTGTTTTTAGCCTTCATCAACGACCTCCCTGAATCCGTTCAGTTCAGCAGCGtcaaactctttgcagacgactccCTACTCTTCAAACGTATATCCTCTCCAGCGGACAGTCTGCAGCTCCAACAGGACCTATCCAGCCTCGAACAGTGGGAATCAACATGGCAGATGGAGTTCAACCCCAGCAAGTGCACCGTCATCCGCATTGCCCCGAACAAGAAGAAGCCCATCCTGCCAACTTCCTACAGCCTCCATGGACAGACTCTGGAAACAACACCATCCAGCAAGTACCTAGGGGTCTTAATCTCCGATGACCTGTCCTGGAGCAGCCATGTGCAAGCGACTGTCAACAAGGGCAACAGAACTGTGGGCTTCTTGCGGCGGAACTTCCGGGAGTGCACCACCACCGTCAGAGCTGCTACGTACAAGGCCATGGTCAGACCGGTCCTTGACTACGCCTCGCCAGTCTGGGACCCGATCTCTCAGAAAGACGTCACGGAGCTTGAAAAAGTCCAACGCAGAGCAGCCCGTTACGTCCACAACAACTACAGCGATCGGACCCCAGGCTGTGTGACCAGCATGCTGAAGACCCTCCAATGGGAACCACTCGCCGACAGAAGACTCGCCAACCGCCTCACTATGCTCTACAAGATCAACAACGGCATAGTCGACATCAACAAGGCCGAGTTCTACACCTCTGGCGACAGCCGCACCAGAGGAgcccagagactgttccaggagaGGGCATCCCATCCTGTTCTCTTCAACTCCTTTTTCCCCCGAACACTGCGTCAGTGGAACAAGCTCGACCCTAAGACCACAGTTGCTCCTTCACTGGAGtccttccaaactggtctgggTCGTACCCACGGACTTGCCTCGCTGACCCAGTAACCCTGCAGCTCTTCGTGTAAATAGTTTTATACTTTTAACCATCTTCTCGGAGTTATTGGGTCACCCACCACCAGTAACCAATTACTCAGTACTCCGCCGCTGGACTACAGACGTTCGGATGAACCCAGTCCAtatcaagaaagaagaagaagaagaagaagaacacgaaAACAAAGCCAACAGTGGGGTGCAAGTTGCAGATGTAATCAACCATGTCAACAAAACACGATCTAAGGACGACTTTTCCTAATTTTGGATGAGATTTTCGTTTTTTGGGGAGAGTTATTTTGGGGGTTTAGTACCAGAATTTACAACAATATATATAGTTCAATATTATTATCCATATTTTCTCACCATCGTCTCAGATCGGTGTTTCTAAGGGCGCGGCCATGTTTGCTGATAGGGGAAATTACTCGTGCAAGgtttttgtcagtgaccccGTTTTGGGCGAGCGCAAGATGGACGAAATGCATTGAATCCAAAGAAAAGTTCTCTTCACTTATTTCAGTGTGATTTATGGGTATGTGTTTTGGGTTGGGGTTGGGTTGGATTTTATGCTGGTAAATTAACTTGAACGTGATCGCTGCATcgtgtagcagacgacaacgCAACTGGGGCTCTTTTCGCATTCAGGGCATTTGTTCGTGACGTCAGTATTGACATTTCTAATGCATTGCTTGTCCTTTGTTGTGTCTTTATCTGCAATGACGCGAAATTCTTCAACTTTGTACCATTTTGTAAAGATGTATTGCCGTTTATTGCTCTTAGCGCCTTTGCATTATTTTATTAATGATAAATATGCAGTAACCATACCTAGGTAAAAGACGCCCCAAAATTTACGTCATTTCATTGAAGTTTTGTGAGGGCGCTGTGAAACTAAAAAGGTACGTGTCAAAATCACgaataatttttttgtttggtttttgtcattccctttttttctctcaaattgATGAAGTAAAACACCATAATTATGGGATCCTTTTGGGTGGTCATAATTAATGGGCAGCGATGTCCTGCAATGCCTGTCTATATTGACTACCCAAACCACTGACCAAATTTTAAAGTGGTTATTGTACttgtagacaggtggtcgctataaaAAGGTTAATTATTTACATAGGAAAAGAACGTCATcagggatcctttggggtggtgaCGATGGGCAGGTGGTCATCGAGAGGTGGTAGTTGTTTGGACTGGTTTGACAGTACAATACGATTTTATTGCCTGTTATTGGACTGCATGAGCAAGCTCAGAACACTTTTCTTCCAAAGTTTTTTAAAAGTTTATTTTTTAAAGTGTATTGTTTTCTTTCATTCAACAGAATGCTGGTGTCTTCTTGATCCTGTAAATGAAAGATTTTGAGAATCATGCAGTGCTTCAATCAAGGGAGGGATTTCATGAGTATAGACTTGGACTTGATGATGGTGAGTTGGCATCCATGCAAGGACATGGTACTGGTAGGATGACACTAGTAAAATatcttgacttgacttgatttgATCAGTGGTTGAGGCCCCCTGTTCACAGTTGCAAAGTTGGTGAAATAAAtacacaagtcgcgtaaggcgaaaatacaatatttagtcaagtagctgtcgaactcacagaatgaaactgaacgcaatgccatttttgagcaagaccgtatactcgtagcatcgtcagtccaccgctcatggcaaaggcagtgaaattgacaagaagagcggggtagtagttgcgctaagaaggatagcacgcttttctgtacctctcttcgttttaactttctgagcgtgtttttaatccaaacatatcatatctatatgtttttggaatcaggaaccgacaagaaataagatgaaagtgtttttaaattgatttcgacaatttaattttgataataatttttatatatttaattttcagagcttgtttttaatccgaatataacatatttatatgtttttggaatcagcaaatgatggagaataagataaacgtaaatttggatcgttttataaaagaaatattttttttacaattttcagatttttaatgaccaaagtcattaattaatttttaagccaccaagctgaaatgcaataccgaagtccgggcttcgtcgaagattacttgaccaaaatttcaaccaatttggttgaaaaatgagggcgtgacagtgccgcctcaactttcacgaaaagccggatatgacgtcatcaaagacatttatcaaaaaaatgaaaaaaacgtatggggatatcaatcccaggaactctcatgtcaaatttcataaagatcggtccagtagtttggtctgaatcgctctacacgcacgcacgcacacacacacacacacacacacacatacacacacacacacatacaccacgaccctcgtttcgattccccctcgatgttaaaatatttagtcaaaacttgactaaatataaaaaggtggCAATTATGAATTAATGCACGGCGgtgtaaacaaaaaaagaggtctATGTCAGAATCTGGCAATCTGGGTTatattttacacattttaaGCATTATAGGAATATTCTCCTTGGATCCGAGGATTTCCGAGAAAAGCTACACATTTTAGAGAATAAAAAGTGAAAAGACAAGATATCTGCCAGGCCATATACATACTGATATAGCCGTTTGATATAACCGTTTCAGTGTTGAAAATTACTTTATAAAAAAACCACCTATACAAGATGTATTAAATTTAGTCAGTTTTTTTGCTGTGTAAAATTCATGAAACATACTCCCAGAATGCGCACATTTTTGCAAAGAGTTTTCTTGGCGTGTGCTTTTAATTTTCTGGTAacttttaggggggggggggggttgggtgggggggggggggggggggtgtttgttaATACTGTAGATCTATACATATACTTCAttcctctttgtctttttttttcttaacaGAAGTAaggtatatatatgtatataacttATAAGACTGTTAAAGCTGGAACAGATTTTTAGATTGCCAGTTACTCATGTGCATTCTGTTTTGTATTTTCAGACCCTGTGGCCATGAAGAACTAGAGGTCACCAGTACAACAACAGGAAACACAATGGACACTTTGCATGCTCCAGAATTAGCCCAATGGAAGCGGCATCACATTCTGAAAGAAGAGTGAACAATTTGAGGTTCATGCAGCATGACGGTGAACCTCACTCATGGCTCAATCGGTTGACACACATGTGTCAAAAGGTACTGCTTGTAATAATTCAGCATTTACTGAATTTTGAATAACTGCTTTGGCCTCAACTCTTaaagtgtttttgtttctgtcagAACACAGGCAGTAAGCTTATAATCGAGTGAAATTTTGAATtaaacacagaaaaacaaattGATTATGATTGTACAGAAAAGGCTGTGGTAGTTGTCCTGTAGTAAAATATCAAAGACCTTCTGCAAAAATGGCACCAGGGAAGCTGGCAGAGATTGTGATTGTGGTGAGTGGAACTCACTGGCAATGTGTGACCTGCAAACTGCTCAGCAAGCGCACAGTGAGCCTAGATCAGCATTTGAAACTGAAACATCCATACATACCTCCCCTTCCTCCACAGGTCCCTGTCAACGCTCAAAGAACACTGAGCGATGGGGAGGAGTATGAGGAAGTACAGCAAACTAAGAGCAGAGGTCATCGTGAATCAAAACAAGATAAAACAGTTTCCCAGGTAAGCCAGTGGCTTAAGCAGCCTGATTTTGATGACAGCAGCGATGAAGTAGATGATGTTGTAGACAATGATGACGACAGTGATTTTGTACCATCAGAGTCAGAGAGGAAACCTACAAAAGCTTCATTAAGAGTGAGCAGGAAAGCGTTTAGGAAGCAGGCTAAAAAAGACATCAAGCGTGTGAGAGTTCAACTCCCGAAGAAAGATGAACCGGTCACAGAGCCAGATCCTGTGACTGAAACAGAAGCCGAACCAGATGCAGCCTCAGAGTTTGAACCACCAACAGAACCAGAGCAGACAGAACCggaagatgaagaagatgaaTTCCAACCCAAGTTCAAGAGTGGGCGAGGAAGGCGCTCCACTGGAGGTGCCGTGAGTCTTCTCAAGCCAAGGTCAAGGCGAGGAAGAAGGCGATCGTCAGATGTAGCATCAGCAGAAACTCAGGTCCCACGGAAGAGAGGAAGACCTCCAAAGCCTAAACCAGATGTTGTTGAGGAGCTGCCACCCAAAAGACCGTATAGAAAGAAGGTTCCAGATCCCAGTGAGCTCCTGCTGAAGCTGCGGAACGTTGGCAGAAAACCCAACACCAGAAAGAAGGTTGCTACCGGTGAGAGGGGTGGTTTGAAAGACAGGTTCATCAAGTTTGTCAGCAAGGGAAACCCCGCAGTGAATGTGTCAGAACAAGGTGAGAGAGTCCaggttgatgatgatgactccAACATGGTAGCAGAAGGTCAAGGGGAACAGAACGGAAGTGGTCTGAATATCAGTCAGGACAGCATGTCATCTGTAGATGCAGCTACTTCAGCCACAGCACAGCAGGGTGATGACAAACAGTCCAGGGAGAAAGTTCGCTGCAGAacttgtctgtgtttgttcagTTCTGACAAGCTCCTCAAGAAACATCTCAATAAAGTGTCTGGGGAAGATGTCCTCCAGTGTGTCGTGTGTGAGATGAGCTTCCATGGCCTTCTGGACCTCAACCTGCATGTGTTTTGTGACCACGAGTACGAAAAGCAGCCTTTCTGCTTTATGTGCAAGGAAGACTTCAAGAGCATGGAGAAGCTGGAGAAGCACTTGAACAAAGAACACAAGGGAGAGCCTGACCACAAACTGACAGAAACCAGGTTCCATGACTGCCGGCTTTGCCAGATGGAGCTGAACATCGACTTCCAGCTGATCAAGAACCACTACTACCGCAGACACAAGGCGTACGTGTGTCCTGAATGCTACGGCAAGGATGTTGACCTGTTGTTCTACACTGACACCCACCTTTATGCAGAACACAAACAGATGCACGCTAAGTCCCCCTCTGAGTGCTCCATCTGCAGTCAGCTGTTCCCAACAGCCAGGGAGATGAAGAACCACATGTGGGCGCATGCCACCGACACCACAGAAGACGGCACTGGCGGAAAGTGTAGCAAGTGTGACAAGTGGTTGCCAAACTCTGGAGCCATGCTCATGCATGAGAAGGAGCACAAAAACGAAGCCATCAGAAAGAACTATGCCCTGGAGGCCAGTATCGGCTTTCCTTGTATGAAGTGTGAGCACATCTTCAGCAGTAAGAGTAACCTGAAGAAACATGCATGCAAGGCTGACCCGAACCGCACTTACTATTTCCACTGTGAGTACTGCGCTCATGGCTGCAACACCAAGGAACAACTCCGTGACCACATCGCCCTGCATCACCTTGGTATCAAACGCTATGGCTGCGACTACTGTGACCAGCGTTTTGTCTGTGCCCCGACCTTAAGGCGACATGTTCGACGAGTTCACACGAAAGAGAAACCCTACGAATGCCACATATGCAAGGAGCGGTTCTTTGAGCGTAATCTGATGCTCCGCCATGTCTCCAAACACACTGGTATCGCTAGTTTCATGTGTGAGTTTTGTGGCAAAGGTTTTCATACCAAATTTGACCTCAAGAAGCATGTTGAAAATCACACAGAGACTCGCGAATTTGTTTGCCCCAACTGTGGCCTTGACTACAAACGAAGCTACCATCTCAAGCGCCACTTGGAGAAAGGTTGCAAGAAGCGTTTTTTCCGTGACGCAGATGATGGAAATATTCCGTCAGTTGTGTCTGAGGCGCCACTGGCTGTCAGGGAAGATGCAGATGAAATGGTTTTCATGGATATTGATGACGATGACACTGGCTTAGGCCATGAAGACGAAAGTGATGATTCCGATAATTACAACGATGAGAGCTCAGGGCCAGAGTATGTTGATGATGGGGATGATGAAATGATCTGAACTTCCTCCCAACAATTTCAGGagcttgttatttttgtaacAACAGTTAAATGTTTatgtttcttacaagagttcAGTGGTAGTTTTTTCCATTAAAGTTCCTGCCTGCATGTAACTGTTCAAGCAAAAGGAACtctgtaacaagtcgcgtaaaggcgaaaatacaacatttagtcaagtagctgtcgaactcacagaatgaaactgaacgcaatgcaatttttcagcaagaccgtatgtactcgtagcatcgtcagtccaccgctcatgctcatggcaaaggcagtgaaattgacaagaagagcggtttagtagttgcgctgagaaggatagcacgcttttctgtacctctcttcgttttaactttctgagcgtgtttttaatccaaacatatcatatctatatgtttttggaatcaggaaccgacaaggaataagatgaaagtgtttttaaattgatttcgaaaatttaattttgataataatttttgtatttttaattttcagagcttgtttttaatccaaatataacatatttatatgtttttggaatcagaaaatgatggagaataagataaacgtaaatttggatcgttttataatttatttattttttttacaattttcagatttttaatgaccaaagtcattaattaatttttaagccaccacgctgaaatgcaatactgaagtccgggcttcgtcgaagactacttgaccaaaatttcaaccaatttggttgaaaattgattgcgtgacagtgccgcctcaactttcacaaaaagccggatatgacgtcatcagacatttatcgaaaaaactaaaaaaacgttcggggatatcaatcccagaaactctcatgtcaaatttcataaagatcggtccagtagtttggtctgaatcgctctacacgcacgcacgcacgcacacacacacatacacacacacacacacacacacacacacacacacacacacacatacaccacgaccctcgtttcgattccccctctatgttaaaacatttagtcaaaacttgactaaatgtaataaaaaaagaaaagcgtaGTCTATCAAACGGTGACAGTAATTAATGCTAGCAGTTGCAGCATGCTTCCAAACTGGTGAATAATCacatttttgtgatttttttgttaaccGCCACtgtcttgctttgtattccatgTATGTTTGAATCACTGCTGCCTCTTATTCTGGCGCATGCTTATGCCTAGTATATCCAGCAATTTTTAAATAGAAGTATTCGAACCAAAGCATTATCACGTAATTGCTGTTTTATGCCGTTGATAATTTCCTTATCATGTTTAgtgcttgtttttgtgtgtgtttgtgttatggaAGGGACATTGAGTGAttgacaatgtttttggtcTTTCTCACTCAACTGATGTTGAAACTTTCCTTCTTGTTTCCCATGCGATGCTGTGCTGTTAAACACCTGAGGCTTCCAAAAGACTGGAACGCTTGTCAGAAAGTTGAATACAGTGCAACACCCTGGGGCCCCTGTCTTTACTCTTTAGATCACACAACTTTTAAGACGCTAGTTAGCCAGATTTTCTGTATTATATATTTACGTTATCTGTAAAATTTATTTAACAGATtttctgtatattttttttaaacttctgTATATTTACCTCAATttttcgggcggggatgtagctcagtcggtagcacgctggatttgtatccagttggccgctgtcagcgtgagttcgtccccacgttcggcgagagatttatttctcagagtcaactttgtgtgcagactctcctcggtgtccgaacacccccgtgtgtacacgcaagcacaagaccaagtgcgcacgaaaaagatcctgtaatccatgtcagagttcggtgggttatagaaac carries:
- the LOC138966761 gene encoding uncharacterized protein, yielding MAPGKLAEIVIVVSGTHWQCVTCKLLSKRTVSLDQHLKLKHPYIPPLPPQVPVNAQRTLSDGEEYEEVQQTKSRGHRESKQDKTVSQVSQWLKQPDFDDSSDEVDDVVDNDDDSDFVPSESERKPTKASLRVSRKAFRKQAKKDIKRVRVQLPKKDEPVTEPDPVTETEAEPDAASEFEPPTEPEQTEPEDEEDEFQPKFKSGRGRRSTGGAVSLLKPRSRRGRRRSSDVASAETQVPRKRGRPPKPKPDVVEELPPKRPYRKKVPDPSELLLKLRNVGRKPNTRKKVATGERGGLKDRFIKFVSKGNPAVNVSEQGERVQVDDDDSNMVAEGQGEQNGSGLNISQDSMSSVDAATSATAQQGDDKQSREKVRCRTCLCLFSSDKLLKKHLNKVSGEDVLQCVVCEMSFHGLLDLNLHVFCDHEYEKQPFCFMCKEDFKSMEKLEKHLNKEHKGEPDHKLTETRFHDCRLCQMELNIDFQLIKNHYYRRHKAYVCPECYGKDVDLLFYTDTHLYAEHKQMHAKSPSECSICSQLFPTAREMKNHMWAHATDTTEDGTGGKCSKCDKWLPNSGAMLMHEKEHKNEAIRKNYALEASIGFPCMKCEHIFSSKSNLKKHACKADPNRTYYFHCEYCAHGCNTKEQLRDHIALHHLGIKRYGCDYCDQRFVCAPTLRRHVRRVHTKEKPYECHICKERFFERNLMLRHVSKHTGIASFMCEFCGKGFHTKFDLKKHVENHTETREFVCPNCGLDYKRSYHLKRHLEKGCKKRFFRDADDGNIPSVVSEAPLAVREDADEMVFMDIDDDDTGLGHEDESDDSDNYNDESSGPEYVDDGDDEMI